In a single window of the Oscarella lobularis chromosome 4, ooOscLobu1.1, whole genome shotgun sequence genome:
- the LOC136185804 gene encoding uncharacterized protein: MTTSTWRPILASVAFLAAATLSGMACFINRWVVTANVEQRLGLFEFCSRSASKECRQTYEDPFSGSCANITRDDWETRVLRLQVAGTLMIMGCTLCLIGALVSSPLLERYSYAMGLTGFISGCAFLTAVVLFVTIDKSSYCFSSGASFHYPFGFAIASVPVAWIAGLLAFQTTKRLLQLWDRQVK, translated from the exons ATGACAACGAGCACCTGGAGGCCA ATTCTCGCGAGCGTCGCATTtctcgcggcggcgactctCTCGGGCATGGCCTGCTTCATCAATCGATGGGTCGTGACGGCGAACGTCGAACAGCGATTGGGCCTGTTCGAGTTCTGCAGtcgttcggcgtcgaaagAATGTCGTCAGACGTACGAAGATCCGTTCAGCGGCAGCTGCGCGAATATCACGAGAGACGACTGGGAGACGC GCGTTTTGCGTTTGCAAGTTGCTGGTACTCTTATGATTATGGGTTGCACTCTATGTTTGATTGGTGCTCTCGTCTCGAGTCCTCTTCTTGAGAGATATTCGTATGCCATGGGGCTGACGGGATTCATTTCTG GCTGCGCTTTTCTCACCGCTGTTGTTCTGTTTGTGACCATCGACAAGTCGTCCTATTGTTTTTCCTCTGGTGCTAGTTTTCATTATCCGTTTGGATTTGCCATAGCTAGTGTGCCCGTCGCTTGGATTGCTGGATTGCTCGCTTTtcaaacgacgaagcggTTGCTTCAACTCTGGGATCGCCAGGTCAAGTAA